From one Vibrio palustris genomic stretch:
- a CDS encoding sensor histidine kinase: MLLLFKFYLVFGLAFFAIFFAIFFRNLKNSRIRIARYLPMFAIFGLLQGFHVWSDFYLLLYQHEYHTTENIETFRAIKIWGSFLTLSSFAWCMMDYTHWQRVTFIRNTMLIVLVIFSIGLIYRYHQLNYTLFIEQTLNQIRWIFGMGSSVLAGATVYTYAKHIEEDGYGSAPPFQWLGIALICYGCSVGFISESMSIWFQSLRLICAYGMLIALWYALRVFDEERDKQLQTTVQTSQQDAKLIELGELTSAVAHEIKTPLSSALMSCDLLEMQLSDNEQYSRQINRIRYGLARASEISQEVLNYAHHKQIKRIPLSLHKVIESAISLNQFRLEDFTLDISLDDKLEISGDAGLLEEVFSNIISNAVDASQHDKILHVYGYQDKLSAIVQLSDHGGGMPETLLAKATQPFFTTKEKGDGTGMGLALCKQTILQHNGELRLSNNPHGLVVEVRLPRNTL, from the coding sequence ATGTTACTGCTTTTTAAGTTTTACTTAGTCTTTGGGTTAGCCTTCTTTGCGATTTTTTTCGCGATATTTTTTCGTAACTTAAAAAATAGTCGCATCCGTATTGCCCGCTACCTTCCCATGTTTGCTATTTTTGGCTTACTGCAAGGTTTTCACGTCTGGTCTGATTTCTACCTCTTGTTATATCAACATGAATATCATACGACTGAAAATATCGAAACCTTTCGCGCGATAAAAATATGGGGATCTTTTCTCACCTTGAGCTCCTTTGCTTGGTGCATGATGGATTATACCCATTGGCAACGTGTGACCTTCATACGTAATACGATGTTAATCGTACTCGTGATTTTTTCCATTGGGTTGATTTATCGCTATCACCAACTCAACTACACATTGTTTATTGAACAAACTCTCAACCAAATTCGATGGATCTTTGGGATGGGCTCGAGCGTACTGGCTGGTGCAACTGTCTATACCTATGCAAAACATATTGAGGAAGATGGTTATGGCAGTGCCCCTCCTTTTCAATGGTTAGGTATCGCTCTTATTTGCTACGGATGTAGTGTAGGTTTTATCAGTGAATCGATGAGTATTTGGTTTCAGAGCCTACGCTTAATCTGTGCATACGGTATGCTCATTGCGCTGTGGTATGCGTTACGTGTATTTGATGAAGAGCGCGATAAGCAGCTGCAAACCACCGTGCAAACCTCTCAACAAGACGCCAAACTCATTGAGCTTGGTGAGCTAACGTCGGCCGTTGCCCATGAAATAAAAACCCCTTTAAGTAGCGCATTAATGAGCTGTGACCTATTAGAAATGCAGCTCAGTGATAACGAGCAGTACTCTCGGCAGATCAACCGGATTCGCTATGGTCTAGCCCGCGCGTCAGAAATCAGCCAAGAAGTTCTTAATTATGCTCACCACAAACAAATCAAACGGATCCCTCTGTCGTTACACAAAGTGATCGAGTCCGCCATCTCGCTCAACCAGTTCCGTTTAGAGGATTTTACGCTGGATATTTCATTAGATGATAAGCTTGAAATTTCTGGTGACGCTGGGCTATTAGAAGAAGTATTTAGCAATATTATTAGTAATGCCGTTGATGCCAGCCAGCATGATAAAATTCTGCATGTGTATGGCTACCAAGATAAGTTATCCGCGATCGTACAATTATCCGACCACGGAGGGGGTATGCCAGAGACACTATTAGCAAAAGCCACCCAACCGTTTTTTACGACCAAAGAAAAAGGCGATGGTACCGGTATGGGCCTGGCGCTATGTAAACAAACGATTTTACAGCATAATGGTGAACTGCGCTTATCCAATAATCCACATGGCTTAGTGGTCGAAGTGCGGTTACCGAGGAATACATTATGA
- a CDS encoding anaerobic C4-dicarboxylate transporter, protein MLYLQFFFLLCMLYIGSRYGGIGLGVVSGIGLVIEVFVFHMPPTSPPITVMLIILAVVTCASILEAAGGLKYMLQIAERLLRKNPKRVTLIAPFVTYFMTFMLGTGHAVYSIMPIIGDVALKNNIRPERPMAAASVASQVGITASPISAAVVYYLAQLSDINHHITLLSILMVTIPSTLFGVLLMSLYSMRRGKDLECDPEYQAKLQDPQFKARIESTTATTLNETLPTSARNAVLLFILALLSIVFIAMWPGVRTIVDGSSPIKMTVIIQMMMLCFGGIILLVTKMDPKKVPNGVVFKSGMVAAIAIYGIAWMSDTYFQYAMPQFKAGIIDMVTDYPWTFALALFIVSVVVNSQAAVARMMLPVGLGLGLPPALVIGLMPALYGYFFIPNYPSDIATVNFDTTGTTKIGKWYFNHSFMAVGLIAVVSGSCMGYLLGQIVIG, encoded by the coding sequence ATGTTATATCTGCAGTTCTTTTTTCTGCTTTGTATGCTTTATATTGGCTCACGTTACGGGGGCATCGGCTTAGGCGTTGTCTCAGGAATTGGGTTGGTCATCGAAGTCTTCGTCTTCCATATGCCCCCGACCTCTCCACCGATTACGGTAATGCTGATTATTCTTGCCGTGGTGACCTGCGCCTCTATTTTGGAAGCGGCAGGCGGATTAAAATATATGCTCCAAATTGCCGAACGCTTGCTAAGGAAGAATCCAAAGCGGGTAACGTTAATCGCGCCTTTCGTGACCTATTTTATGACGTTCATGCTCGGTACAGGCCATGCCGTGTACTCGATTATGCCCATCATTGGAGATGTGGCATTAAAAAATAATATTCGTCCAGAACGGCCAATGGCCGCCGCCTCTGTCGCTTCACAAGTTGGGATTACGGCCTCGCCTATCTCAGCTGCGGTGGTATATTACTTAGCTCAACTGTCGGATATTAATCATCACATTACTTTGCTTTCGATATTAATGGTCACCATCCCTTCAACTCTATTTGGGGTACTATTAATGTCACTCTACAGCATGCGCCGTGGTAAAGATCTTGAATGTGATCCCGAATACCAAGCCAAACTGCAAGACCCGCAATTTAAAGCACGGATAGAAAGCACTACTGCGACAACGCTCAATGAAACGCTGCCTACCTCTGCACGTAATGCCGTACTCCTATTTATATTGGCACTATTGTCTATTGTATTCATCGCGATGTGGCCAGGAGTGCGCACCATTGTTGATGGCTCTTCGCCCATAAAAATGACGGTCATCATTCAGATGATGATGCTGTGTTTTGGCGGCATAATCTTATTGGTCACGAAAATGGATCCCAAAAAAGTACCGAACGGCGTGGTATTTAAATCCGGAATGGTAGCAGCCATCGCTATTTATGGCATTGCCTGGATGTCAGATACCTATTTCCAATATGCGATGCCACAATTTAAAGCTGGCATTATTGATATGGTGACAGATTATCCGTGGACATTTGCATTGGCGCTGTTCATTGTCTCCGTCGTTGTCAACTCACAGGCCGCCGTAGCTCGTATGATGTTACCCGTAGGATTAGGACTTGGATTACCGCCCGCCTTAGTGATCGGGTTAATGCCTGCGCTTTATGGGTACTTTTTCATTCCTAATTACCCATCCGATATTGCCACGGTGAACTTTGATACTACAGGCACAACCAAAATAGGAAAATGGTATTTTAATCATTCGTTTATGGCTGTTGGTTTAATTGCAGTGGTAAGTGGTTCATGCATGGGATACCTCTTAGGCCAAATCGTGATCGGATGA
- the ompW gene encoding outer membrane protein OmpW produces the protein MKKTLCGLAVISALFSANVLAHQQGDIFVRAGLAAVVPLDSSDDILDSNDGLKVNSAAQLGLTIDYMLTDHISLELLGATPFEHDISTDFGGLGEVATTKQLPPTLMVNYYFNEPAAKWQPYAGVGVNFTNFYDNSFNDTGKDAGLSDLDLDNSWGAALDIGVDYQVNEHWLVNAAVWYTDIRTTAHYKVAGDEHSTNVDINPLVFMASVGYKF, from the coding sequence ATGAAAAAAACATTATGTGGATTAGCTGTCATCTCTGCTCTCTTTTCAGCTAATGTTCTCGCTCATCAACAAGGTGATATCTTCGTGCGAGCGGGTCTCGCAGCGGTTGTTCCATTGGATTCAAGTGATGATATTTTAGACTCTAACGATGGGCTAAAAGTAAATTCTGCTGCTCAGCTTGGTCTAACTATCGACTATATGCTGACAGATCACATCAGCCTTGAACTGCTTGGTGCCACTCCTTTTGAACATGATATTTCAACGGACTTTGGCGGTTTAGGTGAAGTAGCCACAACGAAACAATTGCCACCAACGTTAATGGTTAATTATTATTTTAATGAACCAGCAGCTAAATGGCAGCCATATGCAGGTGTTGGTGTCAATTTCACCAATTTTTACGACAACAGCTTCAATGATACAGGTAAAGATGCGGGCCTAAGCGATTTAGATCTTGATAACTCTTGGGGTGCGGCATTAGATATCGGTGTCGATTACCAGGTAAATGAACACTGGTTAGTGAATGCTGCAGTATGGTATACCGACATCAGAACCACCGCTCATTATAAAGTCGCCGGTGATGAACACAGCACGAATGTCGATATTAATCCTTTGGTGTTTATGGCGTCTGTGGGCTACAAATTTTAA
- a CDS encoding nicotinate-nicotinamide nucleotide adenylyltransferase translates to MPKIAVFGSAFNPPSLGHKSVIERLSHFDRVLLIPSISHAWGKNMLDYSSRCELINAFIGDLGLSHVALSRIEETLLEPGQSVTTYALLSALQQQYPSDEFTFIIGPDNLFKFGQFAHADDILNQWSVMACPQTLPIRSTDIRERLSQSLPIDELTTPTVVHMLHQQQWY, encoded by the coding sequence ATGCCAAAAATTGCTGTCTTCGGTAGTGCATTCAATCCACCGTCTTTGGGGCATAAAAGCGTGATTGAGCGATTAAGCCATTTTGATCGCGTTTTGCTGATTCCAAGTATTTCCCATGCGTGGGGAAAAAATATGCTGGATTATTCCAGTCGTTGCGAATTGATTAATGCCTTTATTGGCGATCTTGGACTCAGTCATGTTGCCTTGTCTCGCATTGAAGAAACGTTACTAGAGCCTGGGCAAAGTGTGACGACTTATGCGTTACTCTCGGCATTACAGCAACAATATCCGAGCGATGAGTTTACGTTCATTATCGGGCCAGACAATTTGTTTAAATTTGGGCAATTTGCACACGCTGACGACATTTTGAATCAATGGAGTGTGATGGCTTGCCCACAAACACTGCCGATTCGCAGTACTGATATTCGTGAGCGATTGTCGCAAAGTTTGCCTATTGATGAACTGACCACGCCGACAGTCGTTCATATGCTCCACCAGCAGCAATGGTATTAA
- a CDS encoding transporter substrate-binding domain-containing protein, with product MTTNTLQQYCRHFLVSSALASAALSSFSAQADTIDHIQKSGELRLCFEAGYIPFEMTSKDGRYVGFDIDLGKHLARSLGVKFVPVNTAWDGIVPALKTGKCDFIAGMTVTQKRNLNVLFADSYIKMGQTVLISPKLKDKIHSYRDLNNSKYTVTTQMGTTGAQGAKKYLYNAKLDLFDTSADAVLQVMNNKADAFVYDFPYNAMYAAQHKGKIIHLDKPFTYEPVGWAIRRGDQDFLNVLNNYIKQIKGDGTYQRIYHKWFETDTWVSQVQ from the coding sequence ATGACAACGAATACATTACAACAATATTGTCGACATTTTCTCGTGAGCTCAGCGCTCGCAAGCGCGGCACTTTCGAGCTTTTCTGCTCAAGCCGATACGATTGATCACATTCAAAAATCGGGTGAATTAAGACTGTGTTTTGAGGCGGGTTACATTCCTTTTGAAATGACGTCAAAAGATGGCCGCTATGTTGGGTTTGATATTGATTTAGGCAAACATTTAGCGCGCTCGTTGGGGGTCAAGTTTGTGCCAGTGAATACAGCATGGGATGGAATTGTCCCGGCACTCAAAACCGGTAAGTGTGATTTCATTGCGGGTATGACAGTGACCCAAAAACGTAATCTCAATGTCTTGTTTGCAGACTCGTATATTAAAATGGGTCAAACCGTTCTCATCTCCCCGAAACTGAAAGATAAAATTCATAGTTATCGTGATTTGAACAACTCGAAATATACAGTGACTACCCAAATGGGCACTACTGGTGCGCAGGGCGCGAAAAAGTACCTTTATAATGCGAAACTCGATTTGTTCGATACCTCTGCGGATGCTGTTTTGCAAGTGATGAATAATAAAGCGGATGCATTTGTTTACGATTTCCCTTATAACGCGATGTATGCGGCTCAGCATAAAGGTAAAATTATTCACTTAGATAAGCCTTTTACTTATGAACCGGTAGGCTGGGCGATTCGACGTGGCGATCAAGACTTCTTAAATGTGTTGAATAACTACATCAAACAAATTAAAGGTGATGGCACGTATCAGCGTATCTATCACAAGTGGTTTGAGACGGATACGTGGGTATCTCAAGTTCAATAA
- a CDS encoding EamA family transporter: MSLRDRLLALTIILAWGVNFVVIKVGLQGMPPLLLAGLRFLLVAFPAVLFIPRPQLPVKWLFLYGMTISFGQFALLFWALSAGLSAGLASLLLQVQAFVTILLSSILFKERIRKHNIIAMIVAIIGITLLATAHEVGDTSITWFTLALVLGAACSWALGNINNKVILSNYSVPTMSLIVWSAIFPMIAFFFTSYFIDGINVILPALHNIAWHNIGALLYLSFIATIVGYGGWSYLLSRYQTSLIAPLSLLVPVFGLMSAWLLLGETLSLQQWIGAVIVALGLLYNTFGAKLLPKTKTVIMEQ, from the coding sequence ATGTCTCTGCGCGATCGTTTGCTCGCTCTAACAATAATACTCGCTTGGGGAGTCAACTTTGTAGTGATTAAAGTTGGCTTGCAAGGCATGCCCCCTCTACTTTTAGCGGGGTTACGTTTTCTGCTCGTTGCTTTTCCGGCGGTACTATTTATTCCTCGTCCCCAATTACCCGTTAAATGGCTTTTCCTCTACGGGATGACGATAAGTTTTGGACAATTTGCCTTATTGTTTTGGGCATTAAGTGCGGGGCTTTCCGCAGGACTGGCTTCATTGTTATTGCAAGTACAAGCATTTGTTACCATTTTACTCAGCTCTATATTGTTCAAAGAACGCATTCGCAAACACAATATTATTGCGATGATAGTCGCTATTATAGGTATTACACTCCTCGCGACCGCCCATGAGGTCGGTGATACGTCGATTACTTGGTTTACCCTGGCATTAGTGCTTGGCGCAGCATGTTCTTGGGCGCTAGGAAATATCAACAACAAAGTTATTTTATCGAATTACTCAGTCCCTACGATGTCATTAATTGTATGGAGCGCTATTTTTCCAATGATAGCTTTTTTCTTCACGTCTTATTTCATAGACGGTATCAACGTGATCTTGCCTGCGTTGCATAATATCGCATGGCATAATATTGGCGCGTTATTATATTTATCGTTCATTGCAACCATCGTCGGGTACGGCGGCTGGAGTTACTTATTAAGCCGCTATCAAACCTCGTTAATTGCGCCGCTATCTTTGCTTGTTCCCGTGTTTGGGCTCATGTCAGCCTGGTTGCTACTTGGTGAAACACTCAGCCTGCAGCAATGGATTGGCGCCGTTATCGTCGCTCTAGGCTTACTCTACAATACTTTTGGCGCAAAACTATTGCCAAAAACAAAAACGGTCATCATGGAACAATGA
- a CDS encoding methyl-accepting chemotaxis protein has protein sequence MWFNKKKSADALNKKVECDEQRNELDAIKEHTAYIEFKPDGTIIDANQHFLDASGYTLSEIVGKHHKIFCDSQYVASSEYRAFWDKLASGQGHHGTFKRFRKNGEALALEANYFPVTNLQNKVVKVIKICSDVTESANDLSAKNAILQALDKSLAVIEFTTDGTILTANQNFLDTVGYSLHDVVNQHHKIFCFDDFYQENPDFWSRLKRGEHFTGRFKRKDANDKVIWLEATYNPILDRHGKAYKVIKFASDISKSVELSTQAVEMAAAISEETSHITDSAIQVLNDAVATSHTVAEKVKGASDLGEDLMEQSKNINDIVTTINGIAGQTNLLALNAAIEAARAGETGRGFAVVADEVRKLASRTSSATEEISSVVGENTELIKNMGAYLKAVNDVALQGEGDIHTVQHGLQDVGQGVARFVEIVDRLRQD, from the coding sequence ATGTGGTTCAATAAAAAAAAATCGGCTGACGCGCTAAACAAAAAAGTAGAATGCGATGAGCAACGTAATGAGTTAGATGCGATCAAAGAACACACCGCTTATATTGAATTTAAACCCGACGGCACCATCATTGATGCCAACCAACATTTTCTTGATGCCTCTGGTTATACACTGTCTGAAATTGTGGGTAAACACCATAAAATTTTTTGTGATAGTCAGTATGTGGCCTCTTCAGAATATCGAGCATTTTGGGATAAGCTCGCCAGCGGCCAAGGGCATCATGGCACCTTTAAGCGTTTTCGAAAAAACGGCGAAGCACTCGCACTAGAAGCCAACTACTTTCCTGTTACTAACCTTCAAAACAAAGTGGTTAAGGTGATTAAAATTTGTAGTGACGTGACTGAGTCTGCTAATGATCTCAGTGCCAAAAATGCGATTCTCCAGGCCTTAGACAAATCATTAGCGGTGATTGAATTTACTACCGACGGTACAATACTCACTGCTAATCAAAACTTTCTTGATACCGTTGGCTACAGCTTACATGACGTGGTTAACCAACATCATAAGATTTTTTGTTTCGATGACTTCTACCAAGAAAATCCCGACTTTTGGAGCCGTTTAAAACGCGGAGAGCACTTTACCGGGCGTTTTAAACGTAAAGATGCGAACGATAAAGTCATTTGGTTAGAAGCGACTTATAACCCTATCTTAGATCGCCACGGTAAAGCCTATAAAGTGATTAAATTTGCTTCCGATATTAGTAAAAGCGTGGAATTATCTACGCAAGCGGTAGAAATGGCCGCAGCAATTTCAGAAGAAACCTCACACATTACCGATTCTGCAATCCAAGTTTTAAATGATGCCGTGGCCACCTCGCATACCGTCGCTGAAAAAGTTAAAGGGGCCAGCGACCTAGGTGAAGACCTCATGGAGCAGTCAAAAAATATTAATGATATTGTGACAACTATTAATGGTATCGCAGGACAAACCAACCTTCTGGCGTTAAACGCGGCTATTGAAGCGGCGCGCGCTGGCGAGACAGGCCGCGGCTTTGCCGTAGTCGCCGATGAAGTCCGTAAGCTTGCGTCGCGAACCTCTTCGGCGACAGAAGAAATTTCCAGTGTAGTTGGAGAGAATACCGAACTTATCAAAAACATGGGCGCGTACCTAAAGGCCGTCAACGACGTCGCGCTACAAGGCGAAGGCGATATTCATACGGTACAACATGGCTTACAAGATGTCGGCCAGGGTGTAGCTCGCTTTGTCGAGATCGTTGATCGCTTACGTCAAGATTAA
- a CDS encoding aldo/keto reductase, whose product MVEQVTMAPNGPELSELVQGYWRYTDWNMSTQERLAFLQQHMELGITTVDHADVYGLYEAEQMFGEVLSIKPALREQLQIVTKCDIQLLTDKQPQRKIKHYDTSATHIQQSVENSLRLLGVDKLDVLLIHRPDVLMDADEVADVFHHLHQSGKVGAFGVSNFEPSQFSLLQSRLDLPLVTNQVEINPLNFDVAHDGTLDQLQQARVRPMAWSCLAQGELFANSYDARTRRVVNALTSVGEEIGADNISQVIYAWIRRLPSKPLPVLGSGKIERVKNAVDSLSLEMTREQWYEIWTASMGQEVP is encoded by the coding sequence ATGGTAGAACAAGTGACAATGGCGCCAAATGGGCCCGAATTATCAGAATTAGTACAAGGGTACTGGCGTTACACTGATTGGAACATGAGCACTCAAGAACGGTTAGCTTTTCTACAACAGCATATGGAGTTAGGGATCACGACTGTCGATCATGCTGACGTATACGGGTTGTATGAAGCTGAGCAGATGTTTGGTGAAGTGCTGTCTATTAAGCCAGCCTTAAGAGAACAACTGCAGATTGTGACCAAATGTGATATTCAGCTATTAACAGACAAACAGCCACAGCGTAAGATCAAGCATTATGATACGAGCGCTACGCATATTCAGCAATCTGTTGAGAATTCTTTGCGTTTATTAGGCGTGGATAAATTGGATGTATTGTTAATCCATCGTCCTGATGTACTTATGGATGCGGATGAAGTTGCCGATGTTTTTCATCACCTACATCAGAGTGGCAAAGTCGGTGCGTTTGGTGTCTCCAACTTTGAGCCTTCGCAGTTTTCTTTGTTGCAGTCTCGCTTGGATCTTCCCTTGGTCACTAATCAAGTGGAGATAAATCCGCTAAACTTTGACGTTGCCCACGATGGGACACTTGATCAATTACAACAAGCACGGGTACGTCCAATGGCGTGGTCTTGCTTAGCCCAAGGCGAGTTATTTGCCAATAGTTATGATGCGCGGACTCGCCGAGTTGTCAATGCATTAACTTCTGTTGGTGAAGAGATAGGCGCAGACAATATTTCACAAGTGATTTATGCGTGGATTCGTCGCTTGCCTTCTAAGCCGTTACCTGTTTTGGGATCAGGCAAAATTGAACGCGTAAAAAATGCGGTCGATTCCTTATCATTAGAAATGACACGCGAACAGTGGTATGAAATTTGGACCGCATCAATGGGACAAGAAGTACCTTAA
- the nadE gene encoding ammonia-dependent NAD(+) synthetase, whose product MEQIIREEMHVLASIEPKFEIERRVNFIKGKLREAGCRTLVLGISGGVDSTTCGRLAQLAIDQLNQETDSQDYRFIAVRLPYGEQKDEEEAQLALSFIKPTHSVAVNVKPGVDGIHASTRTALADTDLLPSDESKVDFVKGNVKARARMVAQYEIAGYTGGLVIGTDHSAENVTGFYTKYGDGACDIAPLFGLNKRQVRQVGAALGAPQVLVDKTPTADLEELSPQKADEEALSLTYDQIDDFLEGKPVPDAVIERIVAIYTATQHKRQPIPTIYD is encoded by the coding sequence ATGGAACAAATTATACGTGAAGAGATGCATGTTCTGGCAAGCATCGAACCTAAATTTGAAATTGAGCGTCGTGTTAACTTCATCAAAGGCAAATTGCGAGAAGCAGGCTGTCGCACTTTGGTTCTCGGTATCAGTGGCGGCGTTGATTCCACTACTTGTGGTCGTCTCGCTCAGTTAGCCATTGACCAATTAAACCAAGAAACCGACAGTCAAGATTATCGTTTTATCGCCGTACGTCTGCCTTATGGCGAACAAAAAGATGAAGAAGAAGCACAATTAGCGCTCTCTTTTATCAAGCCAACCCATTCTGTGGCGGTTAACGTAAAACCCGGTGTGGATGGCATTCATGCGTCAACTCGCACTGCATTGGCAGATACCGATCTTCTTCCTAGTGACGAATCGAAAGTCGACTTTGTTAAAGGTAACGTCAAAGCCCGCGCACGTATGGTCGCGCAATATGAAATCGCAGGTTATACCGGCGGGCTGGTCATCGGTACTGACCACTCAGCAGAAAATGTGACAGGGTTCTACACCAAATATGGTGACGGTGCCTGTGATATCGCCCCACTGTTTGGCTTGAATAAACGCCAAGTTCGTCAAGTAGGAGCAGCGCTTGGCGCGCCACAAGTGCTAGTGGATAAAACGCCGACAGCCGATTTAGAAGAGCTGTCACCACAAAAAGCCGATGAAGAAGCACTCAGCTTGACTTACGATCAAATTGATGACTTTTTGGAAGGTAAACCCGTACCAGATGCAGTCATTGAGCGAATTGTCGCTATTTATACCGCCACTCAGCATAAGCGCCAACCGATCCCAACTATTTATGATTAA
- a CDS encoding cold-shock protein, whose product MTGSVKWFNETKGFGFITQDNGGDDVFVHFNSIVADGFKTLAEGQKVSFDLEQGKKGPQAANVVGQ is encoded by the coding sequence ATGACTGGTTCAGTAAAATGGTTCAACGAAACTAAAGGTTTCGGTTTCATCACTCAAGACAACGGCGGCGATGACGTGTTTGTTCACTTCAACTCTATCGTAGCAGACGGCTTTAAAACTCTTGCTGAAGGTCAAAAAGTAAGCTTTGACCTAGAACAAGGTAAAAAAGGCCCTCAAGCAGCTAACGTTGTTGGTCAATAA
- a CDS encoding mechanosensitive ion channel family protein gives MNYEITPVLNAYPYLSTFTLIVVALVAGLVVRFAVLLALKYNTKRSNRFVFNSLQQHLRPRWFLFVPAILLHLGSDRLPLSTGEVKVLEEILQIIIVLSFAMIATSLVKVVEDVLFKRYDISHADNLKARKARTQIIYVKKVALVIITILALGMILLNFDSVRQYGTTILTGAGVAGIIIGFALQKTLANLFSGIQIAFTQPIKIDDAVVVEGEWGWIEEINLTYVVVKIWDLRRLVLPITYFTENAFQNWTRNTAQILGSVNLYVDYSMPLEPLRNYFEEVLEGTDMWDKTGKAFQVIDCSEKTMTIRLLMTARNSPVAWDLRCHVREAMIGYIQHNFPESFPRVRAEINEQAFPPPKNQ, from the coding sequence ATGAATTATGAAATCACACCAGTCTTAAATGCTTACCCTTACCTATCTACTTTTACGCTGATCGTCGTCGCGCTGGTGGCCGGCTTGGTGGTGCGTTTTGCGGTGCTATTGGCGTTAAAATACAATACTAAGCGAAGTAATCGCTTTGTCTTCAACTCGTTACAGCAGCATTTACGGCCTCGCTGGTTCTTATTTGTCCCCGCTATTTTATTGCACCTTGGTTCTGATAGGCTACCTCTTTCTACAGGGGAGGTGAAGGTATTAGAAGAGATCTTACAAATTATTATAGTGTTATCTTTCGCGATGATTGCCACCAGTTTGGTAAAAGTGGTCGAAGATGTGTTATTCAAACGTTACGACATCTCACACGCGGATAATCTCAAAGCGCGTAAAGCACGTACGCAAATCATCTACGTAAAAAAAGTGGCGTTAGTGATTATTACCATTTTAGCACTAGGAATGATTTTACTTAACTTTGATAGCGTTCGTCAGTACGGTACGACCATCCTTACTGGTGCAGGTGTAGCAGGTATTATCATTGGTTTTGCCTTGCAAAAAACATTGGCCAACTTGTTTTCTGGCATTCAAATCGCGTTTACTCAACCGATAAAAATCGATGATGCTGTGGTGGTTGAGGGCGAGTGGGGGTGGATAGAAGAAATTAACCTAACGTATGTTGTGGTAAAAATTTGGGATTTACGTCGGTTGGTTCTACCGATCACCTATTTTACAGAAAATGCATTTCAAAACTGGACGAGGAATACTGCCCAAATTCTAGGTTCGGTTAACTTGTATGTGGATTACTCTATGCCACTGGAACCATTGAGAAATTATTTTGAAGAAGTGCTCGAAGGTACGGATATGTGGGATAAGACAGGTAAAGCCTTTCAAGTGATCGATTGTTCTGAGAAGACCATGACGATTCGTTTACTCATGACGGCAAGAAACTCGCCAGTGGCCTGGGATTTACGGTGTCACGTTCGAGAAGCGATGATTGGCTATATTCAGCACAACTTCCCTGAAAGTTTTCCGCGAGTACGTGCTGAGATTAATGAGCAAGCCTTTCCACCCCCTAAAAACCAATAG
- a CDS encoding response regulator → MTLQLLLAEDDPQLREVLQEALTIEGFEVIACNNAEDALDKAAEQSFDLALFDVVMGGMTGIDALTQLRRLQPNIGVIVTTAFATVNLAVDAMKKGADEFLTKPFNLAALSVTLKRVHAEHAPKANIDESDHDSIFSALSNPIRRSVVKQLKIHRKLKFMDLCRVVGIEDHTKFNFHLRQLVNSGLVVKEEGRVYSLTDQGLQIYSTLLQ, encoded by the coding sequence ATGACGTTACAACTTCTACTCGCTGAGGATGACCCTCAACTACGTGAAGTATTACAAGAAGCCCTTACTATTGAAGGATTTGAGGTGATTGCCTGTAACAATGCCGAGGACGCGCTTGATAAAGCCGCTGAGCAATCCTTTGATCTTGCTCTGTTCGATGTAGTGATGGGGGGAATGACCGGAATTGACGCGCTGACACAACTCCGCCGTCTACAGCCAAATATTGGTGTGATAGTGACCACGGCCTTTGCCACCGTCAATCTCGCTGTCGATGCCATGAAAAAAGGCGCCGATGAGTTTTTAACCAAACCATTTAATTTGGCGGCATTGTCGGTAACGCTCAAACGTGTACATGCAGAGCACGCTCCAAAAGCGAACATTGATGAAAGTGACCATGATTCGATTTTTAGCGCCCTATCGAATCCGATTCGTCGCTCAGTCGTAAAACAACTTAAGATCCACCGTAAACTTAAGTTTATGGATTTATGTCGTGTCGTCGGCATAGAAGATCACACCAAGTTCAACTTTCACTTACGACAACTCGTCAATAGCGGCTTGGTCGTCAAAGAAGAAGGCCGAGTCTACTCGCTGACCGACCAAGGCTTACAAATTTATTCGACTTTACTACAATAA